In Halapricum desulfuricans, a single window of DNA contains:
- a CDS encoding 50S ribosomal protein L22, which translates to MGISYSVEADPETTAKAMLRERQMSHKHSKAIAREIKGKTAGEAVEYLEAVIEGDQPVPFRQHNSGVGHRKNIDGWDAGRFPEKASEAFLDLLENAIGNADHQGFDGESMEIMHVAAHKVGEVEGRQPRAMGRASAFNSMEVDVELVLEEVEA; encoded by the coding sequence ATGGGAATCAGCTACTCAGTCGAGGCCGACCCCGAGACGACCGCGAAAGCGATGCTCCGGGAGCGGCAGATGAGCCACAAGCACAGCAAGGCCATCGCCCGAGAGATCAAAGGGAAAACAGCCGGCGAGGCTGTCGAGTACCTCGAAGCCGTCATCGAGGGGGACCAGCCGGTTCCCTTCCGACAGCACAACTCGGGCGTGGGCCACCGAAAGAACATCGACGGCTGGGACGCCGGTCGTTTCCCCGAAAAGGCCAGCGAGGCGTTTCTCGACCTGCTGGAGAACGCGATCGGGAACGCCGACCACCAGGGATTCGACGGCGAGTCGATGGAGATCATGCACGTCGCGGCCCACAAGGTCGGTGAGGTCGAAGGTCGCCAGCCCCGCGCGATGGGGCGGGCATCCGCGTTCAACAGCATGGAAGTCGACGTCGAACTCGTCTTAGAGGAGGTCGAAGCATAA
- a CDS encoding 30S ribosomal protein S19, translated as MSSDYQIGHEGEFTYRGYTLEELQDMELEEVAELLPARVRRSIERGLSYEKRQLLEEAREAEEEETANDPIRTHLRDMPIVPEMVGLTFAVHNGQSFERVTVEPEMLGHYLGEFQLTRTSVEHGQAGIGATRSSKFVPLK; from the coding sequence ATGAGCTCGGACTATCAGATCGGCCACGAAGGCGAGTTTACCTACCGTGGCTACACGCTCGAGGAGTTGCAGGACATGGAGCTCGAGGAAGTCGCGGAACTGCTGCCCGCACGTGTGCGGCGAAGTATCGAACGCGGTCTGTCCTACGAGAAACGACAGTTGCTCGAGGAAGCCCGCGAGGCCGAGGAGGAGGAGACGGCCAACGACCCGATCCGGACACACCTGCGGGACATGCCGATCGTTCCCGAGATGGTCGGGTTGACCTTCGCCGTCCACAACGGCCAGAGCTTCGAGCGCGTGACGGTCGAGCCGGAGATGCTCGGCCACTACCTGGGCGAGTTCCAGCTCACGCGGACGTCCGTCGAGCACGGACAGGCCGGAATCGGGGCGACCCGATCCTCGAAGTTCGTACCGCTCAAGTAA
- a CDS encoding 50S ribosomal protein L2: MGRRIRGQRRGRGTPTFRAPSHRYKSDLQHRTVEDDDVVSGTVVDIEHDPARSAPIAAVEFEDGEQRLVLAPEGVGVGDEIQVGVSAEIAPGNTLPLAEIPEGVPVCNIEANQGDGGKFARASGVNGRLVSHDRSVAVVQLPSGEFKRLDPQCRATIGVVAGGGRTEKPLVKAGKKHHKAKARGMVWPRVRGVAMNAVDHPFGGGGRQHPGKPKSISRNAPPGRKVGDISSRRTGRGGNE; encoded by the coding sequence ATGGGACGACGCATTCGCGGACAGCGACGTGGTCGCGGGACGCCGACGTTCCGTGCCCCGTCGCACCGGTACAAATCCGATCTGCAGCATCGCACGGTCGAAGACGACGATGTCGTCTCCGGGACGGTCGTCGACATCGAACACGACCCGGCCCGCTCGGCACCGATCGCGGCCGTCGAGTTCGAGGATGGCGAGCAGCGACTCGTGCTGGCTCCCGAAGGGGTCGGGGTCGGCGACGAGATCCAGGTCGGCGTCAGCGCCGAGATCGCGCCCGGCAACACGCTGCCGCTGGCGGAGATCCCCGAAGGGGTCCCCGTCTGCAACATCGAGGCCAACCAGGGCGACGGCGGCAAGTTCGCCCGGGCGTCGGGCGTCAACGGCCGACTGGTCAGCCACGACCGATCGGTCGCGGTCGTGCAACTGCCCAGCGGGGAGTTCAAGCGACTCGATCCGCAGTGTCGGGCCACGATCGGCGTGGTTGCCGGCGGCGGTCGGACCGAGAAGCCCCTTGTCAAGGCCGGGAAGAAACACCACAAAGCGAAAGCACGCGGCATGGTCTGGCCGCGGGTTCGCGGGGTCGCGATGAACGCGGTCGACCACCCGTTCGGTGGCGGTGGCCGCCAGCACCCCGGCAAGCCCAAATCGATCTCCCGGAACGCCCCGCCGGGCCGGAAGGTCGGGGACATCTCCTCGCGACGAACGGGTCGCGGTGGTAACGAATGA
- a CDS encoding 50S ribosomal protein L23, producing the protein MSVRDVIKHPHVTEKAMDKMDFQNKLLFIANVDATKDEIVEAIETQFDVTVENVTTMVTMDGDKKAEVTLSEDDDAQEVASRIGVF; encoded by the coding sequence ATGAGCGTACGCGACGTGATCAAGCATCCGCACGTCACCGAGAAGGCGATGGACAAGATGGACTTCCAGAACAAGCTGCTGTTCATCGCCAACGTCGACGCGACGAAAGACGAGATCGTCGAGGCGATCGAGACGCAGTTCGACGTCACGGTCGAGAACGTGACGACGATGGTGACGATGGACGGCGACAAGAAAGCCGAAGTGACACTGTCCGAGGACGACGACGCACAGGAAGTCGCTTCACGAATCGGGGTGTTCTAA
- the rpl4p gene encoding 50S ribosomal protein L4, with the protein MQATVYDLDGEADDEVDLPAVFETTVRPDLISRAVQAAQANRKQDYGSDDYAGLRTPAESFGSGRGQAHVPRQDGTAKRVPQAVSGRRAHPPKESTDRGLDLNDKERQKAIRSAIAATADAEAVTDRGHEFESDLELPLVVSDDFEELVKTQDVVDMLEELGVHADIERADDTKIKAGQGKSRGRKYRRPKSILFVTSEEPSKAARNLAGADVATAAEVNAEDLAPGGDVGRLTIWTESALAEVADR; encoded by the coding sequence ATGCAGGCTACAGTATACGATCTGGACGGCGAGGCCGACGACGAGGTCGACCTGCCGGCGGTCTTCGAGACGACCGTTCGGCCGGACCTGATCTCGCGAGCGGTCCAGGCCGCCCAGGCAAACCGAAAGCAGGACTACGGCAGCGACGACTACGCCGGTCTCCGGACGCCAGCCGAATCGTTCGGCAGCGGCCGCGGACAGGCGCACGTCCCGCGCCAGGACGGCACAGCCAAGCGGGTCCCCCAGGCGGTCTCCGGCCGTCGGGCCCACCCGCCGAAAGAAAGCACGGACCGCGGCCTCGACCTCAACGACAAGGAACGCCAGAAGGCGATCCGATCGGCGATCGCGGCGACCGCCGACGCAGAGGCCGTCACCGATCGCGGTCACGAATTCGAATCGGACCTCGAACTGCCGCTGGTCGTCAGCGACGACTTCGAGGAGCTGGTGAAGACCCAGGACGTCGTCGACATGCTCGAGGAACTCGGCGTTCACGCCGATATCGAGCGCGCCGACGACACGAAGATCAAGGCCGGACAGGGCAAGTCCCGCGGTCGGAAGTACCGCCGGCCCAAATCGATCCTGTTCGTCACGAGCGAGGAGCCGTCGAAGGCCGCGCGGAACCTCGCCGGAGCCGACGTCGCGACCGCGGCGGAGGTCAACGCGGAGGACCTCGCGCCCGGCGGCGACGTCGGTCGACTGACGATCTGGACCGAGAGCGCACTCGCGGAGGTGGCTGACCGATGA
- a CDS encoding 50S ribosomal protein L3 — protein sequence MPQPSRPRKGSMGFSPRKRTASETPRFNSWPDDDGQPGVQGFAGYKAGMTHVVLINDEPNSPREGMETTVPVTVVETPPMRAVALRAYEDTPYGLRPLTEVWTDEFHPELDRALDLPEGSSDGAEEQIEDALESGELGDVRLITHTVPGELDGVPKKKPDVMETRVGGGSLADRVEHGLDLIEDGGEHSMNDVFRAGEYADVAGTTKGKGTQGPVKRWGVQKRKGKHARQGWRRRIGNLGPWNPSRVRSTVPQQGQTGYHQRTELNKRILDIGDDDVTPEGGFVNYGDVEGEYTLVKGSLPGPEKRLVRFRPAVRPSDSPRLDPELRYVSTDSNQG from the coding sequence ATGCCACAACCAAGCAGACCACGCAAAGGCTCGATGGGCTTCAGCCCGCGCAAGCGGACGGCCAGCGAGACGCCGCGGTTCAACAGCTGGCCCGACGACGACGGACAGCCTGGCGTGCAGGGGTTTGCCGGCTACAAGGCCGGGATGACACACGTCGTGCTCATCAACGACGAACCCAACTCGCCACGCGAGGGAATGGAGACGACCGTTCCCGTCACTGTCGTCGAGACGCCGCCGATGCGCGCTGTGGCGCTTCGAGCTTACGAAGACACGCCGTACGGACTCCGCCCACTGACGGAGGTCTGGACCGACGAGTTCCACCCGGAACTCGACCGGGCGCTGGACCTTCCCGAGGGGTCGTCCGACGGTGCAGAGGAACAGATCGAGGACGCGCTCGAGTCGGGCGAACTGGGCGACGTGCGTCTCATCACGCACACCGTCCCCGGCGAACTCGATGGCGTCCCGAAAAAGAAACCCGACGTGATGGAGACACGCGTCGGCGGCGGCTCGCTCGCCGATCGCGTCGAGCACGGGCTGGACCTCATCGAAGACGGTGGGGAACACTCGATGAACGACGTGTTCCGCGCGGGCGAGTACGCGGACGTCGCGGGCACCACCAAGGGCAAAGGGACGCAGGGTCCCGTCAAGCGCTGGGGTGTCCAGAAGCGCAAGGGCAAACACGCCCGTCAGGGCTGGCGACGACGGATCGGCAACCTCGGTCCGTGGAACCCCAGCCGCGTCCGGTCGACCGTGCCCCAGCAAGGCCAGACCGGCTACCACCAGCGGACGGAACTCAACAAGCGCATTCTCGACATCGGCGACGACGACGTCACCCCCGAGGGTGGCTTCGTCAACTACGGCGACGTCGAGGGCGAGTACACGCTGGTAAAAGGATCGCTGCCGGGTCCGGAAAAGCGCCTGGTGCGTTTCCGTCCGGCCGTCCGCCCGAGCGACAGCCCGCGACTCGATCCCGAGTTGCGCTACGTCTCCACCGACTCCAACCAGGGGTGA